aatatataaaaatgaattaagtaaaataaaaaaaaaaatttaaaataataatactatgaatttgttataGTACTAgtgttattattcaaattataaccaaaaattatcatattccaaaaattataatggtttaatgagttttagaatataagtaagattttaatgcatggtggagtaaaaacttttttatgtaattgtatttagaaaaatctaaatagaaaaaaaaattttaatggaatattagtttctaagaaacatatactacaaagatttattattaaatttcacttataaaaaaaaattagggaaatATCTTTAGTCATGTGGTTACAGCACTACTTCTACTACTGAACCCACCATAGTTTGACTCCACTAAGTTGTGTTACCCTGCGTAGTAGAGATTGATCTTGtcgattcaatgatgacaaaaaaaaaattaattacttaactcaatataaaagttttaatctaaaacaaagatattgtaagggtcacatttttttttggaaaaactatgaaaaataatttggaaaagataatccatctaaaaaacaaaatcaatggttagaaaatatagaaaaaaagaacatcTTCAAAAAATCAATTTAGTGTGAACATGTTTTTTAGTGAACGGATATTCATTGTAAGGTTTAAACGTTTCTCCATTTAGATATTCTTGACTTGGtcgaaattctattatggcataTGATGCACTTGGACAACCACATTGTAGCGATATAACACTAAAATTGTTCatcaaactttgtatatttgcatttaatgtgggatatcaatatgtttaaatggtctatATAATTAGGTCAACAATCGACATtcgacgttagaacttttaaaaagatgttttcatgggatatgatTATAGAATGAACTCTTCTAAGGATAAAAAGTCAGAAAATTGTCGacaatattgtttacttttccagtgaggttcttaagtcattttttgttatcatGTGATATAATGTTGATTTgtcagaaaaatattatttcaacactagacaatatatgacatatatatagattagtaaaataagtagtCTTTATacagatttatcttttaatcttgaaataattgtatttatattcaatgattcttattgataaaaaatttaaataaaatctcacgcaaatagatataacaaataaatattatcttcaacaatatatcacttagtaaagtaagtttagtgtttatatagatttatactcaaaagtttgaataattatatttgagctcaatacttatattgattataaaaaaataaaatcccgCGCATGCGCGGATCTAAATTCTAGTAtactataaaatcatttaaatgtaataaaatagtttgaaaacataaacattaaacataaactgttactaaaaacacaaccatcaataTAAAAACttctaacaaaaaatattatatagaatagacgcaactttgcaaaaataattgttaaaagtattagaaatatataatattttatgaagaattatggtaaagatatacaattaaaaaaacattatgacaaagtgatcctaactgagaacattgaactaatggttataatgagtaaatataattttctattaaatattagttattaatatccaaattatttagattcaacataaaacggaaaatttgtttcaacgaacaatgatttgttagttattgataaagagacaaatatatagaaagttcaaaagacatgactatttaaatagacacacctactAGAACGaaaattgtgatgaaaaaatatgaataaaatatagtgaaaagacacaactctacaatgaacagatacaactgtttgagttttttttaaaacaataaaaacaatttttttagaaaaaatactACGAAAGatcgcaactgttgttcgcatttattcaaattgttattattatatttaaatattaaactattttttaaagaaaacttacgataaatagacgcaaatgtaaattttttattaagttatattaaatttctctattgttataaccatttctaaaattttagttagattatagaataacgttgaatattagatattaatattcaattatttagatccaacataaaatgaaaaatttgtttaaatgaacttgttagttactaatgaagagacaaatataaagagagttcaaaatacatgactatttaaatagacacacctattagaacgaaaatttatgatgaaaaaatatcaataaaatatagtaaaagacacaactctacaatgaattGATACAAccgttttagttttttttttcaaaaaaacaaataaaaacaaaaaaattacgaaaAGGTACTACGAAAATTTACAACTGTTGTGTCTGCAGTTGATTATATTTATACCTAATAACTCATATAAACTACTTTTAAATAGAAggcatctttattaccatattgaaaagtcaaattcaaaaactcactatataatccatttaactcttggaaaaaaaaacttcaggtattttcattaatttttatatttaaaattaactaagagttgtaaattagattcatcattccaaaaatcttttgttaaataaaaaattggaggaatttctttacttttaaaagaatgaatgctagaaataatttagaaagctgtaaaaatcgttgagattgaaagttttaattattttgtatcatggcacaaaaatgaaaacagttcaaacagacaaatatatataaattttaaaagatatgaatattcgaataaacacaactctacaatgaacagttgcaacttttgaaaaaacacaacttttggtggcatttattcggattgctattatattcatcattccaaaaatcttttgttaaatcaagaattggaggaatttctttacttttaaaagaatgaatgctagaaaataatttagaaaaatgtataaaccgtTGAGATCGAAATTtcagttgattttgtgtcattgcaaaaaaaatgaaaacagttcaaactgacaaatatatatagatttcgaaagatatgaatgttccaATAATCACACCTCTACAGTTGtagtgaacagttgtaacttttcataaataaccgttttaatgatcTATCACGCCTTTTcgaaaaatattcaaaatgtacaattgaaaaaacacaacggTTTGTCacatttttttggaattattattatatatagattaataaggTATATCTTTTCCAATTGGCAGGTACATGCTGCTGAtcatattttattgataaacaaaaaaaaaaacaaatagaatcCCAAATTCCTAAAACAAAATCTTCTACTAGCACGTACCAACCCTTCTAAATGTGACGCGAGCCGTACGTAACACAACCCACGTACAATCGATTTTGGGTACACACCTTAATTGACTTTTTTCCCCCTCTTTATAAAAGCATCaattcaattcatcatcacattcactctattaatcattttttaatctTGGGAGTGAGTGGGGAAGTAGGAAccatcgagagagagagaggaaaaaaaaaatggtggaaCTGGATCTGGGAAAGAAAGGGCGCGTCAGACGCGAGCCACCatgtaagttttcttctttctcattacAAATCCCAAGGCCGTGTCGTGTCGGTGATCTTTCTCATACTCGATCATATCTGCTTTTTTNtttttttttttttttttttttaaattctgtttGGAGTGGTGTAAGGCAGCACGGAATATCGAATTGAAAGAAGCTGTGTACAAGTTCGATCGAAAGGAGTACAGGTCTGTGAAAAAGAGGACTAGCTCTGGCTCATGGAGACTTACTAAAGGTGCTGATGGGGTCATCGAAACTGTTTGGCTTACCGATTCTGAGTGGCTAACCGATTCTGAGAGAGTTAGCAATGGGATCGTGGCTGTGAGGACGCGTAAGTATTATCAAGGTGATAATAGGGTTTTGACTCCTTGGATTATGTACGAGCTCCATGTCGCTTTCTTGAATGATCAGGTAACCAACAATTTTCAAATGCTTACCTTTCTTTCCGTTTCATTTGAATTTTGTGCCAAATTGTTACAGAGTTTTATTTTGCTGTAAAAGGCGGACTTTGTTAGGAGTTCCTATGTTATCTGTCACGTAAGTTATACGGGTGAACAAGAAGGTGGTCTTGATGAAGAACTCTCCCCGTGTGAGGAGGTATTGGCCCCAAACACGGTGATCAGTGACAACAACTGTCCTCCTAATGCGCAGGTTTGATTTCCGACCAGAATTTCATGTTGACATCTCTGCAAGAGAACTGTGCTCTGCTCTGTTATATGTTTCATTTTGTGGATACCTTGAATCTTATATAAGCTCTAACATGTGTTGTTGGACTTATTAAAGATGATCTTGATTTCCTTTTCAGGGATTATTTATTACAGAGGAAGCAATAGATACGAACCGCAAGAAACCACCGCATACCTATCTCAAGAACATGATCGTAGGCATCATCCTCTTTCTGGCTCTCACTGGCAAAATCATATCATCATCAGTCTCTTTAGAAAACTCAAAGGTAACAAATACCAGTGCCAGTGGCCTCTGTGAGTCCTGTCGCTGCTTCAACAACGTTCAGACGAACTCGAGTTTGTCCTCCTCCGTTTCCGGTGAGACGCAAACAAACAAGGCCACATTTCTAATTCGTCGTCATTTCACAACTTTCCATTCCTTGTTCGTTTCATATCTGACGGTCTCTCCTCCGGCTAAGAAGGTCCATCAAGTGTTCTTGAATTTCCGGGGAGGGGAACTGCGCTACAATTTTGTCAGTCACCTAGGTGATGCCTTGGAGAGGCACAACATCAAGTTGTTCGTAGACACATACGAACAGCGAGGCAAAGACCTTAAAAATCTATTTGTAAGAATCGAAGAGTCGAGCATTGCACTCGCAATCTTCTCTACTAGGTTTGTATACTATTTCTTTCACCTTCTCAATCTCTAGGTGTGTATTGTGGTATACTAGATTATCAACgacaacaaaatataagacaTCAGACTCAAGAATCATAATAATCATAGTCATTTTCTGAAATATAGATATCCAGAATCTAGGTGGTGTATGGATGAGTTGGTTAAGATGAAGAAACTTGCGGATCTACGAAAGCTAAGTGTCATTCCAATATTCTACAAGGTGGAGGCAGGGGGACGTTAAAACACCAACAGGTGGCAGTGAGTTTGGTAAAAATTTCTGGAAGCTCGCCGAAGCTTCTAGTGGAGATCAGATCATGAAATGGAAAGATGCCTTGGTGGGTATAGGCAATAAGATGGGTTGTTCTGTAAAGAACTACAGGTATTGTCCACTCTGAActagtatatatacttttttatgtGCTCAAATGTATGAAAGGATGTTTGATGGATTGAAGTGTACAATTTTTTGGCAGCGTTGAATCCGATTCTATCAAGGAAATTGTTAAGGAGGTGCAGAGAGTTATAGAATTAATTGGACTTGAGGAAGAAGTTAGGTCGCCATATGATTATATTTTCCGATTCAAGAGAAGCAAATCAGCAAAACCAAATGTTGTGACGTAATCAAGGGAAGTGTATTAGTAGAATATGAGccctcttctacttcttttttgtttatatatttttgatgcGGTTTCTTGTGAGAAATCATCAGAACTGACTGTATGTAAGCCTCGAAGGTCTTGATAAAAAGATTCATTAATTTTCCTTGAACCCTTAAAACTTATTTAAGAAAGAGTACTGAGACATGATTACAAAAACTAAACCAAGCTTTGATTAAAATGTTCATCACATTTACGCGTTCTGTTCAAGCCACTTGTAAGTTAGCCCTCTTGGTTTGGTTAATTCCATGCATTACTCTACCTCTCTAACTAAACTAAGATCTTTGAACATTTTCTTGCTATTTGAAGTCCTGtttcattaatttataaaaatgcattaaaaagtttttgaaattatatttttaaagaacaagaaaaaatacCTAGAAAATACTTTTTCTAGAAATTGAGAAAGTACCTAACATCATCATAATGTTCCTCAACTCAACCATACACAAATCCAAGTATCCAACAGTGACTAATTCATAAAACAACTGCTTACTAAAAGTAATTATAGAAGATAATCACTGACATCATTATTGTTACTCTACTAATTAAAACGTTAATCGATCATTTCATGAAACCTTGAGCCATCTTAGCATAATCTCCAAACCCATGGCCACCTCCGGacttctcatcttctttcttaGACGCCGGTGCTCCAGCTCCACCACCGTGGCTTCCCCCGGTTCCAACACCGCCGTGGCTTCCCCCGGTTGCAACACCACCGTGGCTTCCACCGGTGCCAGCAGTACCGTGGCTTCCACCGCCGGAGGAGTGAGAGTGGGAAGTTTCGTACTTGTGGAGATATTGTTCAGCTTTCTCGAGGTACTGACCGACACCGCTCTTTTCATCGAGCTTGCCATATCTAGAAGCGGCGTCAAGGATATCAGCGGTGGCTCCGGCGACTTTTGCTTTGTCCAGCTTGTCTGACTCGTTACGAGCAGCGGCTTGAGCAGCTTCGGCTACGATCTTGGCACTAGCCATGAGCTCAGCGTTGGAAGCTGGCCTATGTGCTGTTGGATCGGTGTTGGAAACCGGTTTATGTGTCGTTGGCTCGGTGTGATCTGGTGTGTTCTTGTTGTGGTTGGGCTCCGGGTCCGAGCTCTCCGGTTTCTTGTCGGAGAACTTCTTCTTTACTTGATCGGTGAAGAAATCCATGTTCgatgtttcttttgtctttctttgtcttaaagaaaaaagttttttcttgTCTTGAATTTGGAAAATGTAACAATAACAAAGTTATGCGTAGGGTATTTATTGAAAATTCAGAAATtagtgtttttctttatttctttgtcCACTAGTTTTATGTTTGTTCCCTTCATCTTTATCCACTAGATAATGGGATATTTATAGTCACGCTTCTTACGCCATTGATCTACTTTTAATGGTGTGAATTTATTATATAcggctctttttttttcttggtgtaTTTTGTTACATGAATGCTTAGTTACATTTTGACCATTTCTTACAAGCTCGACCGTCAGAACCGGTCTTGGTAAAGTTTAATCATTTCACCTACATTTTGACCATTGGTGAgtattctttgtttcttgatcaTAAGTTCATAACATATACCTATACCTACATAAATGCTAGTATAATCTTGGATTCTTGATCATAAATGTAGAGTACGTAGAGCGAACACTACACTTAAATTATCGATTGGTTGAAGCTTTGATGAGTGGCACGGATAAAAGGGTCCTCATGCCACCTAACCTCAAGGTCCTCAACTCTTCAccattttatgattttgtcGGCGGagtaattaaactatttaaatagtAGCGTACGTTAGATGAATTTTGGATAGGCTTTATCAGTGGAGAAGCAAGCCCTTAAGGGCACATCAATAGCCCACTTATAGATATAATTTTTGGGCCCAGCTTTGTATGAAATCATTTCTATTGAAACGATGTCGTGGGTAATCAGAAAAGGATGTGGTGAAGATGACCACActttgttaatgatttttttttgtcaacaagatgACCACATTATTATGACAGAACACAAgtgaacaaaaaaatctaagaccaataagaagaaactgaaaccGTATAAATTTGTATATGGTGAAACTAATTATTTATGTGAAAAAAAGAGTGGAACTTAAAAGTAAGTATGgagaagataagagaaatcaaCAGGAGGTGAAATATCAAAGACGTGTCATGAGAACACAGATCCTCTGGTTTCTTTACATTGTCATTTGAAATCATTGAGTTTGTGTTCTCAGGTCACCCCTTTGAATCTCCCCTGTTACATTATTTCACCCTTACTAACTCTTTGATTCATACTCTAATTTTGTGCTTTCGATTGTGTTATACCATAAGATTTGTGTCTGATACAGACACAAAGCATTCCATTAAGCATATTCTACATATATTAACAACTTAGTTATTGCTAAAAACacttgcaaaaaaatatatataaatcatgttTTGATTTAACAATGATTGCCAAAATATACCTTAACAACTTAATTATTGCTAAAACcttaaatttagaaattaactaatggtttcataccataatgtttttattttattattgaaaaataGCATAGATATTTTGAAGGTGAAAAGTCATAAATCAAGTTCGGTTCCAAAGTCTTTGAAAACAATGACTTCATAATAACTCAAAACTCTTCTAAAccccaaacaaaaccaaaccaaactcaaactcataaataaaaaaagttgacTTTTTTGACTAACGACCATCCTCCGCCGTGTCAGCCACCGTCATCATGATCGCCGTTtactctctcttcatcttcatcttcatcacctcCTCTGTTTATTCCAAACCCACGATCTCATTCTCTCCCCAAACATTAAACCGATCCGGCGATACAGTCGTAATCAAATGGTCCGGCGTCGAGTCACCGTCCGATCTCGATTGGTTAGGAATCTACTCACCGCCGGAATCACGTCACGATCACTTCATCGGCTACAAATTCTTATCCGATTCGCCCGATTGGCAATCCGGGTCGGGTTCGATTTCACTTCCCTTAACCAATCTCCGCTCAAATTACTCTTTCCGGATCTTTCATTGGACCCAATCCGAGATCAACCCGAAACACCTAGACCATGATCACAACCCGTTACCCGGAACCCGCCATCTTTTAACCGAATCAAACCAGTTAAATTTCCGGTTTGCTGCTAACCGACCGGAGCAGATTCATTTGGGTTACACAGACAATACCAACGAGATGAGAGTGATGTTTGTAACCGGAGATGGAGAGGAACGAGAAGCTCGATACGGCGAGGTTAAGGAGAAGCTCGATAACGTCGCGGTGGCGCGTGGAGTTAGGTACGAGAGGGAACATATGTGTCACGCGCCGGCGAATACGACAATCGGATGGAGAGATCCAGGTTGGACCTTTGACGCTGTGATGAAGGATCTGAAACAAGGGATTAACTACTTTTATCAGGTAAAAAATCGAATCTTTAAGGGTTGTTTCGAATCAAAAGGTTGagtttttgaaacaaatttgaattggTTTAATCAGGTTGGGAGTGATTTGAAAGGATGGAGTGAAGTCCATAGCTTTGTTTCAAGAAACGAGAGCTCAGAAGAAACGTTAGCTTTCATGTTTGGAGATATGGGTTGTTCTACACCTTACAGAACATTCATACGTGGTGAAGATGAGAGTTTATCAACTGTGAAGTGGATTCTAAGAGACATTGAAGCTTTAGGTGAGGATAAGGCAGCTATAGTATCTCACATTGGAGATATAAGTTATGCGAAAGGTTACTCGTGGATTTGGGATGAGTTCTTTGCTCAGATTGAGCCAATTGCATCTAGAGTACCATACCATGTGTGTATTGGTAACCATGAGTATGATTGGCCTAACCAGCCGTGGAAACCAGATTGGTCTGCTTATATTTATGGTAAAGATAGTGGTGGTGAATGTGGTGTACCGTATAGTGTTAAGTTTAATATGCCTGGTAATTCATCTGAAGCCACGGGTATGGTTCAGGGACCTCATACTCGGAACCTTTACTATTCTTATGATATGGGTTCGGTTCATTTCGTTTATATTTCGACAGAGACTGAGTTTCTTAAAGGAGGGAAGCAGTATAGCTTTTTGAAGAGTGATCTAGAGTCTGTGAATAGGAGCAAGACACCGTTTGTTGTGTTACAAGGTCATAGACCGATGTACACTACGAGTAGGAAGATTAGAGATGCTGAGATAAGGCAGAGGATGATCGAGCATTTGGAACCATTGTTAGTGAAGAACAATGTTACGGTTGCTTTATGGGGACATGTTCATAATTACgaaaggttttgtcccattaGTAACAACACTTGTGGTGAACGTTGGCAAGGAAGCCCTGTTCATCTTGTGATTGGTATGGCTGGTAAAGATACGCAACCTACATGGGAACCGAGACCTAATCACCAGGATGTCCCGATATTTCCTCAGCCTGCAAACTCAATGTATCGTGGAGGCGAGTTTGGGTACACTCGTTTGGTTGCTAATAAGGAAAGACTCACTCTTTCGTTTGTTGGAAACCACGACGGGGAACTTCATGATGTGGTTGAGATTTTGGCTTCTGGGGAAGTCATTAGCggtagtgatgatgatggtaaagaCGACAAATTTGGATCTGAATCTGATATTGCAGTCTTGTGGTACATTGAAGGAGCAAGTGTGATGGTTTTGGGAGTGATTTTGGggtattttgttggtttctttaGTCGTAAAAAGAGAGAATATGGAGTTGGATCATCTAATGGTAGTTGGATCCAAATGAAAACCGAGGAGACGTGATTCAACTAATGATttgtctcttgtttttgtttgtttgtttgccaCACACAGGTTTGTATAGCATTCTTATATATTACGAGGTCAGGTACCATATAAAAAGCTTAgcaacattattatttttttttttgcttcaaagACATTTTTTGGTCACAAAAGAGAGAACTCATTCCTCAATAGTTGCATACACTCAAAAGAAcacaaagtatatattttttaaaaatatgatataaccaaaagaaaacacgTTTCAATTAGTCTTGTGACGCCATTTATCAAAGAGTATCAGAAAGAACCTTCTCCAAAAAATACCTTCGAGAGACTGTAAGCACATCACCAAAGCACTCAACAATCCTCCAAATTTCACAATTTTTGCGCCTTTCAAGCGTAATCTCTGCACATCGAATCATATTCTTATAGCCACTATCATGTTCATGATAAGAAGGCAAAGCCTCCACCTCCCACATAACCGCTATCTTTCCACCATAATCAGCCAATTTACCGGATCAGAACTTGGGTAGTCCTACCAAACCTTTCAAATCTC
The Camelina sativa cultivar DH55 chromosome 6, Cs, whole genome shotgun sequence genome window above contains:
- the LOC104790111 gene encoding probable inactive purple acid phosphatase 9; the encoded protein is MIAVYSLFIFIFITSSVYSKPTISFSPQTLNRSGDTVVIKWSGVESPSDLDWLGIYSPPESRHDHFIGYKFLSDSPDWQSGSGSISLPLTNLRSNYSFRIFHWTQSEINPKHLDHDHNPLPGTRHLLTESNQLNFRFAANRPEQIHLGYTDNTNEMRVMFVTGDGEEREARYGEVKEKLDNVAVARGVRYEREHMCHAPANTTIGWRDPGWTFDAVMKDLKQGINYFYQVGSDLKGWSEVHSFVSRNESSEETLAFMFGDMGCSTPYRTFIRGEDESLSTVKWILRDIEALGEDKAAIVSHIGDISYAKGYSWIWDEFFAQIEPIASRVPYHVCIGNHEYDWPNQPWKPDWSAYIYGKDSGGECGVPYSVKFNMPGNSSEATGMVQGPHTRNLYYSYDMGSVHFVYISTETEFLKGGKQYSFLKSDLESVNRSKTPFVVLQGHRPMYTTSRKIRDAEIRQRMIEHLEPLLVKNNVTVALWGHVHNYERFCPISNNTCGERWQGSPVHLVIGMAGKDTQPTWEPRPNHQDVPIFPQPANSMYRGGEFGYTRLVANKERLTLSFVGNHDGELHDVVEILASGEVISGSDDDGKDDKFGSESDIAVLWYIEGASVMVLGVILGYFVGFFSRKKREYGVGSSNGSWIQMKTEET
- the LOC104790110 gene encoding nodulin-related protein 1-like, whose translation is MDFFTDQVKKKFSDKKPESSDPEPNHNKNTPDHTEPTTHKPVSNTDPTAHRPASNAELMASAKIVAEAAQAAARNESDKLDKAKVAGATADILDAASRYGKLDEKSGVGQYLEKAEQYLHKYETSHSHSSGGGSHGTAGTGGSHGGVATGGSHGGVGTGGSHGGGAGAPASKKEDEKSGGGHGFGDYAKMAQGFMK